The genomic interval CCAAGACAAGCTCTTCGAGCCTTTTTTCACCACCAAAGATGTGGGTAAAGGAACAGGACTGGGGCTATCCATATCGTATGGTATAGTACAGGATTACAAAGGAACAATTCAAGCTTCATCAAGAGAAGGGTCAGGAGCCTGCTTCACAATTGCGTTCCCGCGCGAGGATGCAGGGGAAGAATCTGGGTAGAAAGCTCCCATTGCTTACTCAGTCTAGATACCACTGAAACTCTTGAAAATTTATTCACGAAGGGCTTGATCTAAATAAAATGACTTCAGCACAAATAAACGGGAACCTGCAAGCAGATTCCCGTTTCTAAATTACACCTAAATTCTCTTCACTATCTAAATTCAACTTGCACAGGGTTAACCAGTTTTAAAACTGAATCCTGCTCAAACATCGCTTTATAAGATTGCGCAATATTATTAATCTTTAAATCCGTTTCGGAATCAGGACTGACAACCATCAGCACCTTACTCTTTTCTGCGTAGGTGCGCCCGTCTTCGTTCCAGAAACCGGATGAATTATAAATGGTAAACCCATCACTAAAGGCGGGTGCGATTTCAGTCTGCATAAAATTCGCCCACTGCTGTTCACTAATCTCAGTCTTACCGCCTTCGGCTGATAGCCCAAAATACAGCTCGTAACGGTTCCAATTTCCAGCTCCGCACCCCGAAATAACAAATAGCAGCAGTACAAGAATGAGCAATCTAAATTTATTCGCAGCCATTTATCGACTCCACCTTAAAAATCATAAACCGTTTTTTCTAGAACAAAGTGATCCAGTTTTACACTACTGCGCTAAAAAAACATCAGGCTCACGGCGCTCTGCACAATTTGTTGATAGCCATTTTGAAATTTCTAAAACTCGTGGAACTTCCATCTTGCGAGAGTCATTAGTACAAACTTTTACGCAGGCACAGCACAATATGCAATTGTCAGCGTCGGTTACGACCTCCACCCCTACGGTGATTGCGCCTGTAGGACAAACTCTCTCACATGCTCCGCACAATTCACAATTGCCCTGCGAAAAGGGTGCTACAAGTGCCCGGTTAACGCGCTCTTTATATGGATTAGCGCCCGGCACATTAAGACCAACGCCATTATCCCATTTACCGCGTTGAAACATAACAGCGAGTTCTCTACCGAACTCCTCGGCTTTCACAATATCGCCAGCATCCGGTCTGCCGACAGCCACAGGTGTGACCTTCGTAGAGTATGAGTGCTCACCGATAAAGGCCGCAGCTGCTACGGGCTTAAACCCGGCCTCTGCGGAAAAATCTTTAAGCTCAAGCAAGGCATCATCAAAAGCTCTATTACCATAAACGACGACTAAAACAGCGGGAACTCCCGCTCCCTTGAGGCTAGCCAATCTTTCTAGAGCTATAGCGGGAACACGGCCCGCATAAACAGGTGTTCCAATAATAACCAGATCGTCATTTGCACAATCAAAGTCTTGAGGAACACCTTCTTCCCTGGTCACATCAAAAACAGTTAATTCACCTGCACCAAAACCTTTGGCAACAGCATCAAGAACACGTCTTGTGGTTCTTGTCGGAGAAAAATAAATTAACTTCAATTTGGAATCAGCCATAAATGCCCCCAAAAAACAATGCGCTACTACAAATTTACTTTGTCAGACTGTCCCAGTCCGCTTTAAAGGAAGCAAGCCCCTGATCGGTAAGTGGATGCTTGGCAAGCTCGCTGATCACTTTATACGGAATGGTCGCTACATCTGCGCCGATCAATGCGGAATCGAGGACATGAAGTGGATTACGAATGGATGCAACCAGAATTTTAGTCGGGAATTCATAGTTATCAAAAATTGTTCTAATTTGAGAAATAAGCTCCATACCATCATGAGATATTCCATCAAGCCTTCCAACGAAAGGACTGACGTACGTAGCTCCTGCCTTCGCGGCAAGCAAGGCCTGTAAAGGAGAAAAAACAAGAGTTACGTTCGTTTTCATACCCTTTTTATACAACGCCTTAGTCGCAACCAACCCCTCGGAAGTTAAAGGAACTTTGATCACAACATTATCTCCGAATGAGGCTAGATCACCAGCCTCAGCTATCATTTCTTCAGCAGTTTCACCCATAACTTCAAGACTGACAGGGCCGGTAACTTCTTCACAAATTAGCTTAGCCTGCTGACGCCAATCACCACCTTCTCGAGAAAGAAGTGTTGGATTAGTAGTGACCCCATCAAGAAGACCCTGCTTTTTAGCGTTTCTAATTTCAACAATATTTGCGGTATCTAAAAAAAATTCCATTAGTTATTCTCCCTTTCGTCTACACGCATATAATTAAATGCGAAGGTATAAAGACCAGTACTTAAAGCTTTTTCACGATTCGTTTTCATATAACAAATGAAGCGTGAGCAAAAGCACTATCTTCTGATATAGGTATCCTCCAAAATTTGACAACCCACAATGAGGCGCGTAAATGCTTACTCGGCACAAGTGTGCCCAATTCAATTTACGGCAACTCAGCGAAAGAAAAGTATATTCAGGAGAACTAAAATGACTGACAATGCAACTACAAAAGCAGATGGATTTTTTGGAGAATACGGCGGACAATTTGTTCCCGAACCACTCATTCCAATTCTTAATAAGCTTGCCGATACTTACAACAAATTTAAAGATGACCCTGAATTCAAGCGAGAATTTGAATACTATCTTGCAAAGTACTCAGGACGCCCTACCCCGCTCTACCTGTGCTCCAATCTTACCAATGAACTCGGTGGAGCCAAAATATATCTCAAACGCGAAGATTTAAACCACCTTGGTGCGCACAAAGTAAACAACACCCTCGGCCAAATCTTGCTTGCTAAACGCATGGGCAAAAAGAAAATTATCGCCGAAACAGGTGCTGGGCAGCACGGCGTAGCAACTGCAGCTACTGCGGCGCTCATGGGTATGGAATGCACCATTTACATGGGCGCAGTGGATGTTGAAAGACAGAAGCTGAATGTATTCCGTATGCAGATGATGGGCGCAAAAGTTATCCCTGCAACATCAGGACAGTGCACACTCAAAGAAGCCGTCGACGAAGCTCTCGGAGCATGGATTCAGGACGCGGAGGACTCTTTCTACTTGCTAGGCTCTGCGGTAGGACCTCACCCATACCCTGGGATGGTCCGCGATTTCCAGTCTATTATCGGGAAAGAAGCTAGAGAGCAGATTCTTGAAGACGAAGGACGCCTTCCAGACTACTGCATAGCCTGTGTGGGCGGTGGATCAAATGCTATAGGACTTTTCTCTGAGTTCGTTAAAGATGAATCAGTAAAACTCGTTGGAGTTGAGCCTGCCGGACGCAGTCTTGAACCGGGTGAACATGCCGCGACACTTTGCCTCGGAGAACCAGGCGTAATGCACGGTTTTAACTCATACATGCTCAAAGATGACAAAGGCGAGCCTGCACCTGTTTATTCCATTTCCGCAGGCCTCGATTACCCAAGCGTAGGACCTGAGCATTCGCACCTCAAAGATTTAGGCAGGGCAGAATACGTTCACGCTTCCGACAAAGAAGCTGTAGCAGCATTCTTCACTCTTTCTCAGAAAGAAGGAATTATACCTGCACTGGAATCTTCTCACGCGCTGGCACACGCCATCAGGCTTGCGCCGACTCTCCCTAAAGACAACATCATCATTGTTAACTTGTCCGGCCGCGGAGACAAAGACGTTGCTGAAATTGAAAGCTTGATCAGCAAAGGCGAATTCGAAATGCCTTAAACCTGATTAATCAGAATCAGGCATATGCTTTAAAATATAAAATCCGGCCACCTTATTAATGAGGTGGCCGGATTTTTTATGATCTTACCACCCTTGCAGCGACAATACTTTCATGCTTTACTGAGTTAGATTAAAAAAATTACGGTCAATATACTTCAAACCATTTCAACTATTAAAAGGATATAGAATGAAAAAAGCATCTATAATTTTACAACTCGTTATTGTTTCATTACTAATGACGGCATCTCTCGCCATGGCAAATAAATTTGAAGTAGATCCACTCATTAAGCAGGCCCTTAAAGTTGTACCAAAAGGAGCTGAACTCGTTGCCAGCCAAGGTGGCGAAGGTAGTGCATTTGTAGCGTACACTTCAGGCGAGCAAAATTATCAATTCACACTTTCCAGTGATCTGGACCCACAGATTCCTGATGCAAAGAAATTTAAATACAAAGATAAAGACGCTTTCTACTTTCGCCCCGGAGCAAGAGAGATTGGCGGGCTCATGATTGTTCTAAATCCCGAAAAAAGCCTCGTGATAATATACTCATCCATTACGCCCGAAAATAAAAAAGTAACACTTGAAGCAATGGTTAAAATTGCCGACCAAATGAATTTAGACAAAATTTAGTTTTTTACACAAAGAAAAGCCCCTTTCGAAGCTAATTCAAAAGGGGCTTTATTACGTCCAA from Maridesulfovibrio frigidus DSM 17176 carries:
- the trpB gene encoding tryptophan synthase subunit beta, whose translation is MTDNATTKADGFFGEYGGQFVPEPLIPILNKLADTYNKFKDDPEFKREFEYYLAKYSGRPTPLYLCSNLTNELGGAKIYLKREDLNHLGAHKVNNTLGQILLAKRMGKKKIIAETGAGQHGVATAATAALMGMECTIYMGAVDVERQKLNVFRMQMMGAKVIPATSGQCTLKEAVDEALGAWIQDAEDSFYLLGSAVGPHPYPGMVRDFQSIIGKEAREQILEDEGRLPDYCIACVGGGSNAIGLFSEFVKDESVKLVGVEPAGRSLEPGEHAATLCLGEPGVMHGFNSYMLKDDKGEPAPVYSISAGLDYPSVGPEHSHLKDLGRAEYVHASDKEAVAAFFTLSQKEGIIPALESSHALAHAIRLAPTLPKDNIIIVNLSGRGDKDVAEIESLISKGEFEMP
- a CDS encoding DUF3574 domain-containing protein gives rise to the protein MAANKFRLLILVLLLFVISGCGAGNWNRYELYFGLSAEGGKTEISEQQWANFMQTEIAPAFSDGFTIYNSSGFWNEDGRTYAEKSKVLMVVSPDSETDLKINNIAQSYKAMFEQDSVLKLVNPVQVEFR
- a CDS encoding 4Fe-4S binding protein: MADSKLKLIYFSPTRTTRRVLDAVAKGFGAGELTVFDVTREEGVPQDFDCANDDLVIIGTPVYAGRVPAIALERLASLKGAGVPAVLVVVYGNRAFDDALLELKDFSAEAGFKPVAAAAFIGEHSYSTKVTPVAVGRPDAGDIVKAEEFGRELAVMFQRGKWDNGVGLNVPGANPYKERVNRALVAPFSQGNCELCGACERVCPTGAITVGVEVVTDADNCILCCACVKVCTNDSRKMEVPRVLEISKWLSTNCAERREPDVFLAQ
- the fsa gene encoding fructose-6-phosphate aldolase, producing the protein MEFFLDTANIVEIRNAKKQGLLDGVTTNPTLLSREGGDWRQQAKLICEEVTGPVSLEVMGETAEEMIAEAGDLASFGDNVVIKVPLTSEGLVATKALYKKGMKTNVTLVFSPLQALLAAKAGATYVSPFVGRLDGISHDGMELISQIRTIFDNYEFPTKILVASIRNPLHVLDSALIGADVATIPYKVISELAKHPLTDQGLASFKADWDSLTK